The Microbulbifer hydrolyticus genome has a segment encoding these proteins:
- a CDS encoding efflux RND transporter periplasmic adaptor subunit has product MKPSSKNKVLGIVIVAGIAAIAAVILLAPKPEEKVADAAVPPVADILYAEPGQHTLLVPSQGSVHARHEIEVVARVGGVIESVNDAFVPGGFFNQGDSLVQIEPADYRHALTRAESKVASAAATLAQEQGMAKQAKREWRDLGAKTANDLFLRKPQLAAAEAGLAAAKADRDQAKLDLARTAVQAPFAGRVVETLVDIGQYVTPGTKLARIHSVGVAEVRLPLTDHQLSLLELPLGRALDNGPAVRLSASLAGKQREWRGQIVRTEAAIDPNSRFVYAVAQVQNPYQGEAPLINGLFVEAHIAGKTYDDISLLPRQALHEGDHILVLNEENQLGFKDVELLQAVGDKVWLRGDIATGEKVVISSLGYSREGMVLSPNPLNEKPSGLILGEKAGEDKEAEAENSGSSTASAQGAI; this is encoded by the coding sequence GTGAAGCCTTCAAGTAAAAACAAAGTTTTAGGGATCGTAATTGTCGCCGGTATCGCTGCAATAGCCGCTGTTATCCTGCTGGCACCAAAACCGGAGGAAAAAGTTGCGGATGCCGCGGTTCCGCCGGTTGCCGATATCCTCTACGCCGAGCCCGGACAGCACACTCTGCTGGTGCCCAGCCAGGGCTCTGTGCATGCCCGTCACGAGATCGAAGTGGTGGCGCGTGTGGGCGGTGTTATTGAAAGCGTCAATGACGCCTTTGTCCCCGGTGGCTTTTTCAATCAGGGCGATTCGCTCGTCCAGATCGAGCCCGCCGATTACCGCCACGCCCTCACCCGTGCCGAATCGAAGGTAGCCAGCGCAGCCGCGACCCTGGCCCAGGAGCAGGGTATGGCCAAGCAGGCCAAGCGCGAGTGGCGCGATCTCGGCGCGAAAACCGCCAATGACCTGTTCCTGCGCAAACCACAGCTGGCCGCCGCCGAAGCCGGGCTGGCCGCAGCTAAAGCGGATCGCGACCAGGCCAAGCTGGACCTGGCGCGCACCGCGGTACAGGCACCGTTTGCCGGCCGTGTGGTGGAAACCCTGGTGGATATCGGCCAATACGTAACCCCGGGCACCAAGCTTGCGCGTATTCACAGTGTGGGTGTGGCGGAAGTGCGTCTTCCTCTGACCGACCACCAGTTGTCCCTGCTGGAGCTGCCCCTTGGGCGCGCCCTGGATAACGGGCCAGCGGTACGCTTGTCAGCAAGCCTTGCCGGCAAGCAGCGCGAGTGGCGCGGCCAGATCGTACGCACCGAGGCGGCCATTGACCCCAACAGCCGCTTCGTTTACGCGGTAGCCCAGGTACAGAACCCCTATCAGGGCGAGGCGCCGCTGATCAACGGACTGTTTGTGGAAGCACACATCGCTGGCAAAACCTATGACGACATTTCCCTGCTGCCGCGCCAGGCGCTGCACGAGGGCGACCACATCCTGGTGCTGAATGAAGAAAACCAGCTCGGGTTCAAGGATGTGGAGCTGCTGCAGGCGGTGGGCGACAAGGTCTGGCTGCGGGGCGATATCGCCACCGGTGAAAAGGTGGTGATTTCCAGCCTTGGCTATTCCCGCGAGGGCATGGTTTTGAGTCCCAATCCCCTGAATGAAAAACCCTCCGGCCTGATCCTCGGCGAAAAGGCCGGCGAGGACAAAGAGGCCGAAGCAGAAAACTCCGGCAGTAGCACTGCCTCCGCCCAGGGAGCGATCTGA
- a CDS encoding 16S rRNA (uracil(1498)-N(3))-methyltransferase codes for MRIPRIFSAEPLAGKSEVQLDEAASRHLVKVLRLGPGRPLILFDGEGGEYEAELLEAGKKARVRIGSFAEDDRQSPLAITLAIGISRGDRFDWVIQKATELGVADIQPLFTERCEVRLSGERLQKKLGQWQQIAISACEQSARNRVPQILPPKKLPQFLDESLASTDDHNSLNLVLHHRTEETLAQLEQQLGRPQSALLLVGPEGGLSAAEIELALARGFHALRLGPRVLRTETAPVAALSVLQFQWGDF; via the coding sequence TTGCGTATTCCCCGTATTTTTTCCGCCGAGCCGCTGGCGGGTAAATCTGAAGTCCAGCTGGACGAAGCCGCGTCCCGCCATCTGGTCAAGGTGTTGCGCCTGGGCCCCGGCCGCCCGCTGATCCTGTTTGACGGTGAGGGAGGTGAGTACGAAGCCGAGTTACTGGAGGCGGGTAAAAAAGCGCGGGTGCGTATCGGCAGTTTTGCAGAAGATGACCGTCAGTCACCGTTGGCCATTACCCTGGCCATCGGTATCTCCCGCGGTGACCGCTTTGACTGGGTGATCCAGAAGGCCACCGAGCTGGGCGTGGCAGACATCCAGCCCCTGTTTACCGAGCGCTGCGAGGTCAGGCTCTCCGGCGAACGCCTGCAGAAAAAACTCGGCCAGTGGCAGCAGATCGCCATCAGTGCCTGTGAGCAGAGCGCCCGCAACCGTGTGCCGCAGATTCTGCCACCGAAGAAGTTGCCGCAATTTCTTGATGAGAGCCTCGCCAGTACAGATGACCATAATTCTCTGAATCTGGTGCTGCACCACCGCACCGAGGAAACGCTGGCACAGTTGGAGCAACAACTGGGCCGCCCGCAGTCGGCACTGTTGCTGGTGGGGCCGGAAGGGGGGCTTTCGGCGGCAGAAATCGAGTTGGCCCTGGCGCGTGGATTTCATGCGTTGAGACTGGGCCCGCGCGTACTGCGGACCGAAACCGCGCCAGTAGCGGCGCTTTCTGTGCTGCAATTTCAATGGGGTGATTTTTAG
- a CDS encoding Tex family protein, giving the protein MLDINARIAEELNVRPQQVAAAVGLLDEGATVPFISRYRKEVTGELDDTQLRTLEDRLRYLREMEERRAAILKSIDEQGKLTPELTQQINAADTKNRLEDLYLPYKPKRRTKGQIAIEAGLEPLADALYADPSLNPEEEAQKYLNTDNEDAALHVKDIKGALDGAKFILMERFAEDAELLGKLRDYLQREGQVKSKLLDGKEEAGAKFRDYFEYAEPFSKVPSHRALAIFRGRNEGILAINLGLEGDEERTATQAHPCEVMIARHVEIEDHGRAADKWLGEVVRWTWRIKLLTSLETDLLGQLREMAEEEAIKVFSRNLKDLLLAAPAGQKATIGLDPGLRTGVKVAVVDATGKVLDHTAIYPTPPQNRIQESAAVIAAFCNKYDVGLIAIGNGTASRETDKFVGDTIKQYKLTAQKVMVNEAGASVYSASEFAAREFPDLDVTIRGAISIARRLQDPLAELVKIDPKSIGVGQYQHDVSQTQLARSLDAVVEDCVNGVGAELNSASAPLLSRVSGLSASIANNIVTYRDQNGAFKNRAQLKDVPRLGPKAFEQAAGFLRINNGEDPLDKSGVHPEAYIVVKRIAEKNGREINSLIGDSGFLRKLNPMDYTDEKFGLPTVKDIISELEKPGRDPRPEFRTAKFEDGVEEIKDLRPGMVLEGTVTNVTNFGAFVDIGVHQDGLVHISALSEKFVKDPHEVVKANDIVKVKVMEVDVARKRIGLSMRMSDEPGEQGSGGVKKGDHRESRQAQRHNNRSRQQQGGGNAGGRGSMGDLLAAAMKGKK; this is encoded by the coding sequence ATGTTGGATATCAACGCCCGTATTGCCGAAGAGCTCAATGTACGCCCGCAACAGGTCGCAGCCGCGGTAGGCCTGCTGGACGAGGGTGCCACCGTACCGTTCATCTCCCGCTACCGGAAAGAGGTGACCGGCGAGCTGGATGACACCCAGCTACGTACCCTGGAAGATCGCCTGCGCTACCTGCGCGAGATGGAAGAACGCCGCGCCGCCATCCTCAAAAGTATCGACGAGCAGGGCAAGCTTACCCCTGAGCTGACCCAGCAGATCAACGCCGCCGACACCAAAAACCGCCTCGAAGACCTCTACCTGCCCTACAAACCCAAGCGCCGCACCAAGGGCCAGATTGCTATCGAGGCCGGCCTGGAACCCCTCGCCGACGCACTCTACGCCGACCCCAGCCTGAACCCTGAAGAAGAGGCGCAGAAATACCTCAACACCGATAACGAAGATGCCGCCCTGCATGTCAAAGACATCAAGGGCGCCCTCGACGGTGCCAAGTTCATCCTGATGGAGCGCTTTGCCGAGGATGCGGAGCTGCTGGGCAAATTGCGTGACTATTTGCAACGCGAAGGTCAGGTCAAATCCAAGCTGCTGGACGGCAAGGAAGAGGCCGGGGCCAAGTTCCGCGACTACTTCGAGTACGCCGAGCCCTTCTCCAAGGTGCCCAGCCATCGCGCGCTGGCGATTTTCCGCGGCCGCAACGAAGGTATTCTGGCGATCAACCTGGGGCTGGAGGGCGACGAAGAGCGCACCGCCACCCAGGCACACCCCTGCGAAGTGATGATCGCCCGCCATGTAGAGATCGAAGACCACGGCCGTGCCGCCGACAAGTGGCTGGGCGAAGTGGTGCGCTGGACCTGGCGCATCAAACTGCTCACCAGCCTGGAAACCGACCTGCTGGGCCAGCTGCGGGAAATGGCAGAAGAGGAAGCCATCAAGGTGTTCTCCCGCAACCTGAAAGACCTGCTGTTGGCAGCGCCGGCGGGCCAGAAGGCCACCATCGGCCTCGACCCCGGCCTGCGCACCGGGGTAAAAGTCGCAGTGGTCGACGCCACCGGCAAGGTGCTGGATCACACCGCCATCTACCCCACCCCGCCGCAGAACCGCATTCAGGAATCTGCCGCAGTCATTGCCGCCTTCTGTAACAAATACGATGTGGGCCTGATCGCCATCGGTAACGGCACCGCCAGCCGCGAGACCGACAAATTTGTCGGCGACACCATCAAGCAGTACAAGCTCACCGCACAGAAAGTGATGGTGAACGAGGCCGGGGCCTCCGTGTACTCCGCTTCCGAGTTTGCCGCGCGTGAATTCCCGGACCTGGACGTCACCATTCGCGGCGCCATCTCCATCGCGCGCCGCCTGCAGGACCCGCTCGCAGAGCTGGTGAAAATTGACCCCAAATCCATTGGTGTGGGCCAGTACCAGCACGACGTGTCCCAGACCCAGCTGGCCCGCTCACTCGATGCCGTGGTGGAAGACTGTGTGAACGGTGTCGGCGCCGAGCTGAACTCCGCTTCCGCGCCGCTGCTGTCCCGCGTATCCGGCCTGAGTGCGTCCATCGCCAACAACATCGTTACCTACCGCGACCAGAACGGCGCGTTCAAGAATCGCGCCCAGCTCAAAGACGTCCCGCGTCTCGGCCCCAAGGCGTTTGAACAGGCCGCCGGCTTCCTGCGCATAAACAATGGCGAAGACCCGCTGGACAAGTCCGGTGTGCACCCGGAAGCCTATATCGTGGTTAAACGTATCGCCGAGAAGAACGGTCGCGAGATCAACAGCCTGATTGGCGACTCCGGCTTCCTGCGCAAGCTGAACCCGATGGACTACACCGACGAAAAATTCGGCCTGCCCACGGTAAAAGACATTATCAGTGAACTGGAAAAACCTGGCCGCGACCCGCGCCCGGAATTCCGTACCGCCAAGTTCGAAGACGGCGTGGAAGAGATCAAGGATCTGCGCCCGGGCATGGTGCTGGAAGGTACCGTCACCAACGTCACCAACTTTGGTGCGTTTGTAGACATCGGCGTGCACCAGGACGGTCTGGTACACATCTCTGCGCTGTCAGAGAAGTTCGTCAAAGACCCGCACGAAGTGGTCAAGGCGAACGACATCGTCAAGGTGAAGGTGATGGAAGTGGACGTGGCGCGCAAGCGTATCGGCCTGTCCATGCGTATGTCTGACGAACCCGGTGAACAGGGCAGCGGCGGCGTCAAGAAAGGCGACCACCGCGAGAGTCGCCAGGCGCAACGACACAACAACCGCAGCCGCCAGCAACAAGGCGGTGGCAACGCTGGCGGCCGCGGCAGTATGGGCGACCTGCTGGCGGCGGCGATGAAGGGCAAGAAGTAA
- a CDS encoding OmpA family protein: MPAPLKPDSGQRLRLMPLYFLIPAFLLSGCPDPTKKYTLDPRDLVSNGLGEQSARTAAPFGDDMVRYLMGQARDEGDTFVLGVDFEPGGFAPKMDTLGDVEALLVIMRDFPNLKIVVEGHTDNAGDPKKNRKLSQWRADWVRQFLLERGVDEKRVEAAGLGDSDPIADNDTQRGREKNRRLVVRVIDFDGKPIRVEMGKPGS, encoded by the coding sequence ATGCCTGCACCCCTTAAGCCCGACAGCGGACAGCGACTCCGGCTGATGCCACTTTACTTCCTGATACCGGCGTTTCTTCTCAGCGGGTGTCCGGATCCCACCAAAAAGTACACGCTCGACCCGCGCGACCTGGTCAGCAACGGATTGGGTGAACAATCCGCACGCACTGCTGCGCCCTTCGGCGACGACATGGTGCGCTACCTGATGGGGCAGGCCCGGGATGAAGGCGATACATTTGTACTCGGCGTCGATTTCGAACCCGGCGGGTTTGCGCCGAAAATGGATACCCTGGGAGATGTAGAAGCCCTTCTGGTCATCATGCGGGATTTCCCCAACCTGAAAATCGTGGTGGAGGGGCACACGGATAACGCCGGTGACCCGAAGAAGAACCGCAAGCTCTCGCAGTGGCGGGCCGACTGGGTAAGACAGTTTTTGTTGGAACGGGGTGTCGACGAAAAGAGAGTCGAGGCTGCCGGATTGGGGGACTCGGATCCGATCGCTGACAATGATACCCAGCGCGGGCGAGAGAAAAATCGCAGGCTGGTAGTGCGCGTCATCGATTTTGATGGCAAGCCTATCCGGGTAGAGATGGGAAAACCGGGAAGCTGA
- a CDS encoding efflux RND transporter permease subunit — MQGIIGWFVRNSKAANLLMIMIIIGGLYGVFKVGREVFPAINPGIVRIDISYPGAGPAEVEQQVTQRVEQAISEVKGIKEINSRSSRSHSTVEVKATDGYDQLRLLNDIKVRVDSVNTFPSDIERPVVALQEWEQQMMMIAIGGPVSPRQLKDTALDLRDKLMLLPGVRRVDVWGDRDDEVSIEVSEIDLRRYNLSFDDVANAVRRSSLDLPAGMVRSDRGDIQVQTRGQAYKGADFERIPLVSRKDGTQLLLGDVAKVHDGFEEEGSVIRFNGKPAMNLRVMQGEPLDVVATAEAIREFMTEARETLPPGMQFESWFDFSEAYESRMSMLFWNAVTGLALVFVLLMLFLRPALSVWVTIGIFTAFMGAFWLLPMTGVTLNMLSLFAFLMILGIVVDDAIIVGEAVHAAHDRGETGLQAAEAGVKTVSAPVIFAVVSTMVFFVPMLFLPGYTSQMMMPLPVVVLLCLSFSLVESLLILPAHLVKLKPEQPATSGIGRKLQDVRGKFAGAMKTAGEKYYLPLLEKSLSNSRATVMIFFMALILSLAVFKGGYIGSSFSPEVPSDLLELRTTMAQGESFEETKRVMQQFERAGEQLAKDPEMLALNGGKDFVRNTMVFLWRGNVTVLLQLYDGEQRDVTSEQLALKWREYIGKLPASVEEMNIQHTINDGGKGMSLNLSTASGDMSEMRRAADAIKKELNAFAGVYDVRDNLISARQDIEIQLKPHATNLGIGLADVAKQVRQGFYGEEVQRIPRGREDVRVMVRYPKEERANEEQIDRIRIRTNEGEIPFSAVAEALYVPGYTTIRRNDRERTVQITAELVPGTAPAHEILKELRDKNLKKWERQFPGFTLRTAGEMQEENDFVIALIAYFLFSVFVIYALLAIAFRSYSQPLLILTAVPFGFFGAIVGHLLMGYNISIMSMLGFLAAAGVVVNDNLVLMDRINQLRAEGMAVMDAVVQAGRDRFRPIILTSITTFIGLMPIMFERSIQAQFLIPMVVSLAFGVLCATFVTLLLVPNLYKVIETLRPKLKGDKSSEQVHVSVENA, encoded by the coding sequence ATGCAGGGCATCATTGGATGGTTCGTCCGTAACAGTAAGGCCGCCAACCTGCTGATGATCATGATCATCATTGGCGGTCTTTATGGTGTCTTCAAAGTTGGGCGGGAAGTATTCCCGGCCATCAACCCGGGTATCGTGCGGATAGACATCAGCTACCCGGGTGCCGGCCCCGCCGAAGTGGAGCAGCAGGTTACCCAGCGGGTGGAGCAGGCCATTTCCGAAGTGAAGGGCATCAAGGAGATCAATTCCAGGTCTAGCCGCAGCCACAGCACCGTGGAAGTCAAGGCAACAGACGGCTACGACCAGCTGCGGCTGCTGAATGACATTAAGGTCCGGGTGGACTCGGTCAACACCTTCCCCAGTGATATCGAGCGCCCGGTTGTTGCCCTGCAAGAGTGGGAGCAGCAGATGATGATGATCGCCATCGGCGGTCCCGTCTCGCCGCGCCAGCTCAAAGACACGGCTCTGGACCTGCGCGACAAGCTGATGCTGTTACCGGGTGTTCGCCGTGTGGACGTGTGGGGTGATCGCGACGATGAGGTTTCCATCGAGGTTTCCGAAATCGACCTGCGTCGCTACAACCTCTCGTTCGACGATGTGGCCAATGCGGTACGCCGCTCTTCACTGGACCTGCCCGCCGGTATGGTGCGTTCCGACCGCGGGGATATCCAGGTGCAGACCCGCGGCCAGGCCTACAAGGGTGCCGACTTCGAACGCATCCCGCTTGTGAGTCGCAAGGACGGAACCCAGTTGCTGCTCGGCGATGTGGCCAAAGTGCACGACGGTTTCGAGGAAGAGGGGTCGGTGATCCGCTTCAACGGCAAGCCGGCGATGAACCTGCGGGTGATGCAAGGTGAGCCGCTGGACGTGGTGGCTACGGCAGAAGCCATCCGCGAGTTCATGACCGAAGCGCGCGAAACGCTGCCCCCAGGCATGCAGTTCGAGAGCTGGTTCGATTTCTCCGAAGCCTACGAAAGCCGCATGAGCATGTTGTTCTGGAATGCGGTAACCGGCCTGGCACTGGTGTTCGTGTTGCTGATGCTGTTCCTGCGCCCGGCGCTGTCAGTATGGGTGACCATTGGTATTTTCACCGCCTTTATGGGCGCCTTCTGGCTGCTGCCCATGACCGGCGTCACCCTGAACATGCTGTCGCTGTTTGCTTTCCTGATGATCCTGGGGATCGTGGTGGATGATGCAATCATCGTGGGGGAAGCGGTGCATGCCGCCCACGATCGCGGTGAAACCGGCCTTCAGGCCGCAGAGGCCGGTGTGAAAACCGTCTCCGCGCCGGTGATTTTCGCCGTGGTTTCCACCATGGTGTTCTTTGTGCCGATGCTCTTCCTGCCCGGCTATACCTCGCAGATGATGATGCCGCTGCCGGTAGTGGTACTGCTGTGCCTGTCTTTCTCTCTGGTGGAATCGCTGCTGATTCTGCCGGCGCACCTGGTGAAGCTGAAGCCGGAGCAGCCGGCGACCTCCGGAATCGGGCGCAAGCTGCAGGATGTGCGCGGCAAATTTGCCGGTGCCATGAAGACGGCTGGCGAGAAGTATTACCTGCCGTTGCTGGAAAAGTCCCTGAGCAATAGCCGTGCCACGGTGATGATCTTCTTCATGGCGCTGATCCTGTCGCTTGCGGTATTCAAAGGTGGCTACATCGGTTCTTCCTTCTCACCGGAAGTGCCTTCCGACCTGCTGGAACTGCGTACCACCATGGCCCAGGGCGAGTCTTTCGAAGAAACCAAGCGCGTGATGCAGCAGTTTGAGCGCGCCGGTGAGCAGCTGGCGAAAGATCCCGAAATGCTGGCGTTGAATGGCGGTAAAGACTTCGTGCGCAACACCATGGTGTTCTTGTGGCGGGGCAATGTCACCGTGTTGTTGCAGCTATACGACGGTGAGCAGCGAGATGTGACATCCGAGCAGCTGGCGCTCAAGTGGCGTGAGTACATCGGCAAGCTGCCGGCCAGTGTGGAAGAGATGAATATCCAGCACACCATCAACGATGGTGGCAAGGGCATGTCCCTGAACCTGAGCACGGCTTCCGGCGATATGAGCGAAATGCGCCGCGCCGCGGATGCGATCAAGAAAGAGCTGAATGCGTTTGCCGGTGTCTACGATGTGCGCGACAACCTGATCAGTGCGCGCCAGGATATCGAAATCCAGCTGAAGCCCCATGCCACCAATCTGGGCATTGGCCTCGCGGACGTGGCCAAGCAGGTGCGTCAGGGCTTCTACGGTGAAGAAGTCCAGCGTATTCCTCGCGGCCGCGAAGATGTGCGTGTGATGGTGCGCTACCCGAAAGAGGAGCGCGCGAATGAGGAGCAGATCGACCGTATCCGCATTCGCACCAATGAAGGGGAGATTCCTTTCAGTGCCGTGGCCGAGGCCTTGTACGTTCCGGGCTATACCACCATCCGCCGCAACGACCGTGAACGCACCGTGCAGATTACAGCAGAGCTGGTCCCGGGTACGGCCCCAGCGCACGAAATCCTGAAGGAGCTGCGCGACAAGAACCTGAAAAAATGGGAACGCCAGTTCCCGGGCTTCACCTTGAGAACTGCCGGTGAGATGCAGGAGGAGAACGATTTCGTGATCGCGCTCATTGCGTACTTCTTATTCTCCGTGTTTGTGATTTACGCCTTGCTGGCCATTGCCTTCCGCTCCTACTCGCAACCGCTGCTGATTCTCACCGCGGTACCTTTCGGGTTCTTTGGTGCAATCGTCGGCCATCTGCTGATGGGGTACAACATCAGCATCATGTCCATGCTTGGCTTCCTGGCCGCCGCGGGTGTGGTGGTGAACGACAATCTGGTATTGATGGACCGTATCAACCAGCTGCGTGCCGAGGGCATGGCCGTGATGGATGCGGTGGTGCAGGCGGGCCGGGATCGCTTCCGTCCGATTATCCTGACATCCATCACCACCTTTATCGGCTTGATGCCGATCATGTTCGAGCGCTCGATCCAGGCCCAGTTCCTGATCCCGATGGTGGTCAGCCTTGCGTTCGGCGTACTTTGCGCCACCTTCGTGACCCTGTTGCTGGTGCCAAACCTGTACAAGGTAATCGAGACACTTCGCCCCAAGCTGAAAGGTGACAAGTCCTCTGAACAAGTGCACGTCAGCGTTGAGAATGCCTGA
- a CDS encoding HAD family hydrolase, translated as MENPFSQARLVIFDCDGVLVDSETIVCRVLAEEMTRLGMPATAEELDEQFSGRPSKDCILDIEARYGGPLPEAYFHNTESRIRRAFHEELEPVTGIYEVLEKLQTTDLQSCVASSGPHAKMQITLNKTGLWDFFEGRIFSADDVGRGKPWPDLFLHSARQFDIAPQRCLVVEDSIAGVKAAVAAGMPVIGYSHNLERGRQLEAEGARVINDMQLLLDYL; from the coding sequence ATGGAAAACCCATTCTCACAAGCGCGCCTGGTAATTTTTGACTGCGATGGTGTGCTGGTGGATAGCGAGACCATAGTCTGTCGTGTTCTGGCCGAGGAGATGACCAGGCTGGGCATGCCGGCAACGGCGGAAGAGCTGGATGAACAGTTCAGCGGCCGCCCGTCAAAAGACTGTATTCTCGACATTGAAGCCCGTTACGGCGGCCCGCTGCCGGAAGCCTATTTTCACAATACCGAGAGCCGTATTCGCCGCGCGTTTCACGAGGAGCTGGAACCGGTAACCGGTATTTATGAGGTGTTGGAAAAATTGCAAACAACGGATCTGCAGTCCTGCGTCGCATCCTCCGGCCCGCATGCCAAGATGCAGATCACACTGAACAAGACCGGTTTGTGGGATTTTTTCGAGGGGCGTATTTTCAGTGCGGACGATGTGGGGCGCGGCAAGCCCTGGCCGGATCTCTTCCTGCACAGCGCTCGTCAGTTTGATATCGCTCCGCAACGCTGTCTGGTGGTGGAGGATTCTATTGCCGGGGTCAAAGCCGCGGTCGCGGCTGGCATGCCGGTGATCGGCTACAGCCATAACTTGGAGCGCGGCCGTCAGCTGGAAGCCGAGGGCGCGCGCGTGATCAACGACATGCAGTTGTTACTGGACTATTTATAA
- the metF gene encoding methylenetetrahydrofolate reductase [NAD(P)H], which yields MSDLRISFEFFPPKTEQGREKLYDTREQLQAFNPEFFSLTYGAGGTTRDTTANIVTGLRRDGISIAPHLSFGGDNEETVLGLLERYKEAGVDRIVALRGDIPSGMGSVAQLVYANELVAFIRRHTGDHFHLEVAAYPEIHPEAESYDDDIRFLKGKFEAGASSALTQYFYNPDAYFYFLDQCEKAGIDAPIYPGIMPITNFANLARFSRNCGAEIPRWLKYRMESFRDPEDVKKLGLEIVTDLCETLLDGGAPGLHFYTMNSVDPTASILKALDLKQEA from the coding sequence ATGAGTGATTTACGTATCAGCTTTGAGTTTTTCCCGCCCAAAACCGAACAGGGCCGGGAAAAACTGTACGACACGCGGGAACAACTCCAGGCGTTCAATCCCGAGTTTTTCTCGCTGACGTATGGCGCCGGCGGCACCACCCGCGACACCACGGCCAATATCGTTACCGGCCTGCGCAGGGATGGCATCTCCATTGCGCCGCACCTCTCGTTTGGCGGTGACAACGAAGAGACCGTTCTCGGACTGCTGGAGCGCTATAAAGAGGCGGGCGTGGACCGCATCGTTGCACTGCGTGGTGATATCCCTTCCGGTATGGGCTCCGTGGCGCAGCTGGTGTACGCGAATGAACTGGTTGCATTCATTCGTCGTCACACTGGTGACCACTTCCACCTGGAAGTAGCCGCATACCCGGAGATCCACCCGGAAGCCGAGAGCTACGACGACGACATCCGCTTCCTCAAAGGCAAGTTCGAGGCCGGCGCAAGCAGTGCCCTGACCCAGTACTTTTATAATCCGGATGCCTACTTTTACTTCCTCGACCAGTGCGAGAAAGCCGGCATCGACGCGCCCATTTACCCCGGCATCATGCCCATTACCAACTTTGCCAACCTCGCGCGCTTCTCCCGCAACTGCGGTGCCGAAATCCCGCGCTGGCTGAAGTACCGCATGGAAAGCTTCCGCGACCCGGAAGATGTGAAGAAATTAGGGCTGGAAATCGTTACCGACCTGTGTGAAACACTGCTGGATGGCGGAGCACCGGGCCTGCACTTCTATACCATGAATTCGGTGGATCCCACCGCGAGCATCCTTAAAGCGCTGGACCTGAAGCAGGAAGCGTGA